The following are encoded in a window of Phyllostomus discolor isolate MPI-MPIP mPhyDis1 unplaced genomic scaffold, mPhyDis1.pri.v3 mPhyDis1_scaffold_53, whole genome shotgun sequence genomic DNA:
- the LOC114490155 gene encoding olfactory receptor 10G2 produces the protein MGKTVNTSLDTMVTQFILLGLPHPPNLRTLLFLVFFIIYILTQLGNLLILLTVWADPTLHARPMYILLSVLSFLDMWLSSVIVPRVILDFTPANKAIPYGGCVAQLYFFHFLGSTQCFLYTLMAYDRYLAICRPLHYPMLMNGKLCTILVSGAWVAGSIHGSIQAILTFRLPYCGPNEVDYFICDIPAVLRLACADTTVNELVTFVDIGVVAASCFMLILLSYANIVHAILKIRTADGRRRAFSTCGSHVTVVTVYYVPCIFIYLRAGSKSPLDGAVAVFYTIVTPLLNPLIYTLRNKEVKSALKRITAGRGAASENK, from the coding sequence ATGGGAAAGACTGTAAACACATCCCTGGACACCATGGTGACACAGTTCATCCTCTTGGGCTTACCTCACCCCCCAAATCTGAGGACCCTCCTCTTCCTGGTCTTCTTCATCATTTACATCCTGACTCAGCTGGGGAACCTGCTCATTCTGCTCACCGTGTGGGCTGACCCAACGCTGCATGCTCGCCCCATGTACATTCTCCTGAGTGTGCTCTCATTCCTGGACATGTGGCTCTCCTCAGTCATTGTTCCTCGTGTAATACTGGATTTTACTCCTGCCAACAAAGCAATCCCATAtggtggctgtgtggctcagctgtatttctttcactttctggGCAGCACCCAGTGCTTCCTCTACACTTTGATGGCCTATGACAGGTACTTGGCAATATGCCGGCCCCTACACTACCCCATGCTCATGAATGGTAAGTTATGCACCATCCTTGTGTCTGGAGCTTGGGTGGCTGGCTCCATCCATGGATCTATCCAAGCCATTCTGACTTTCCGCCTGCCCTATTGTGGGCCCAATGAGGTGGATTACTTTATCTGTGACATTCCTGCAGTATTGAGGCTGGCCTGTGCTGACACAACTGTCAATGAGCTTGTGACCTTTGTGGACATTGGGGTAGTGGCAGCCAGTTGCTTCATGTTAATTCTACTCTCCTATGCCAACATAGTCCATGCCATCCTGAAGATACGCACTGCAGATGGGCGGCGGCGGGCCTTCTCCACCTGCGGCTCCCATGTAACTGTGGTCACAGTCTACTATGTCCCCTGTATTTTCATCTATCTCAGGGCAGGCTCCAAGAGTCCCTTGGATGGGGCAGTGGCTGTATTTTACACTATTGTCACTCCATTACTGAACCCACTCATCTATACACTGAGGAACAAGGAAGTGAAGTCTGCTCTGAAGAGAATAACAGCAGGTCGAGGGGCTGCAAGTGAAAATAAGTAA